The genomic region TTGACAGAGGAGATTGAATTTGTCAGCTGTTATCTGGAGATCCAACGGATGCGTATGGACCGCATTCATTACAAGCTTGATCTGTCCGAAGAGATGCTTAGACAGGAAGTACCGCCGCTGATCGTGCAGCCACTGGTGGAGAATGCGGTGATTCACGGTATTGAAGCGGATGCGGAAGCTGGAGAAATAAGAGTATCCGGGGAAAAACAGGGCGGTGTTATGATTCTTGTCGTAGAAGATGATGGGCAAGGCATGACGCAGGAGGCGCGTGAGGCACTTTCCAATAAGCTCAGGGGAACGATGGATCAGGAGATGGGCTGTGGCCTGTGGAATGTGAATCAAAGACTCCAGCTTCGATATGGGGAGCAGGCAGGGATTGATATAACGGAATCGGAACTTGGTGGATTACGCGTTACACTGTCTTGGCCGGCCGAGCAGGAGTATCTTCTGGAGAACGAAGAGTAAACATCTGGAACATGTAGCGCATGTTGAAAAATAGAATCCACTGTAGAACGAACGAGATAGGGAGTGACTAGCTTGATAGATATACTGCTGGTAGATGATGAAACGTATGTAACAGAAAGTCTGGAACTCACGATCCCCTGGGGAGAACTTGGAGTAACGACCGTGCTGCGTGCAGCTTCAGGAAAAGAAGCATTAGAGATTATGGAGGAGAATGCAGTAGACATCGTAGTCACGGATATTCGAATGCCTGGCATGTCGGGACTGGATCTGATTGCAGAGGTAAGCAAGCGCTGGTCTCATATTCGCTGTATCTTGCTGACGGGTCACAGTGATTTTGCTTATGCGAAGAAAGCCATTCAATTGCAGGCAGCGGATTATATCCTCAAACCCGTTAACGATGATGAGTTTATGGGATCGGTTTCAGCAGCCATCACATCTCTTCGCGATGAGTGGGATGAATTCGATAAATATCACCGGCTCTTATACAGCCGGAAGTCTGACTATAAGATTTTACGGGAAAATCTCATGCATGATCTGCTGCTTGGTCGTGAGATAACGGCGCGGGCACTTCGGGAACAACTGCAACAATATGAGATCCATATTGATCCGGAACAACCGGCAGTGATGATGCTGATTCGCCTTACGGGACGCTTCTCGTCAATGGACCAGCAATCCCTTGATCTAATGGATTTTGCCGTAGGTAATATAGCGGAGGAAGTACTCGGAGAGCAATTTAACGTGTGGTTTGGTCGCGGACCCCATGAGTGTCTGGTTATGTTTTTACAGAGTCAGGGACAGATTGAAGCTCCACAGATGAACTTGGAAACGTTGAGAATCTCTGCTGAAACTTTCCGTGAGCATGTTATTCGATATTTGCAGGGAGATCTGTCCATGGTGGTTACACCATCATTTCCCTTTAATGAGTTGACAGCAGCGTATAGAAAAAGTCTGGGTTCCCTTGTCCTTTCCGGACCGGAAGAACACCAGATTATATACATGGACATGGATCAGGCACTTAGCAAACGACCGGACAATGATGCGACCCAGGCGCTCGAAGAGCTATACAAGCCGCCTGTACTTCCGCAATTGCTTGAGACCAAGCAATGGGAAGCGGCAGCACGCAAGCTGAACACGGTCTTTGATGCAGCCGAACAAGTACGTTTGTCGAGAGAACATGTGTATGAGATGTATCTGTCCGTAACCAATGCATTTATGTACATCGCTCATAAACAGGGACATCTGGTACATGAGATTGATCATGCGGGATTCGATCTGCTCCTTGCTCATCAGTTAATTCAGTCTCCTGAGAAGCTGCGGCGATGGGCAACCGAGATGCTGGCGAAACTTCAGGAAGAATTGTCTGATCAGGAAGGTGTGCAGAGCCGCAGACATGTGATCAAGCAGGTTCAGGAACTGGTGACTAGAGATACTGGGCAGGATCTGTCGGTGAAGATGATTGCGGACAAGGTATATTTGCACCCTGTATATCTATCGAAGATTTACAAGGCAGAGACGGGGGAAGGTCTTGGGGATTATATGATTCGTATGCGCATGGAGCGTGCGCTGTATTTGCTCAAGAATAGCAACAAAAAAATATACGAGATTACGAGTGAGCTCGGCTATCAAAATCCGCAATATTTCAGCAAAATGTTCAAAAAGCATTATGGCATGACACCCAATGAATTTCGGGATCAGGCATAATTTCAACAACATTCCAGAATATAGGTTGGCAAAGGTGCAGAAATCTTGATTTCGTATCATAGGCTCAAAGGCCTGGTCAGCCTATAATGAAAGGGTAACCAAAACGATTTAAGGGGGAACAACATGAGAGCGCAATCAACGAAAAAGAGATTCTTGACGCTTCTCGCTACAACGCTGTGTCTAACTGTCGTTCTTGCAGGATGTTCAGGAGGCAGTGGGGGCGGAGATAGTGCCACACCAAGTACATCTGGAGTTGAAAACGAATACAAAGAAAAATATGATCCGGAAGTAACCATTACGACTGCATGGGGAATTGACCCTGAGCTGAAGTTTAAAAATGGTGAATCCATGGAAAATAACGTGGCAACCAAGTGGGCCAAGGATCAATTCGGTATTAATATCAGTTCATTATGGTCTGTAACAGATACGAATGGGGCATTTGCAACCAAACTTCGCTTGGCGATGTCTTCTGGTCAAGATATGCCTGACATCGTAACCGTAGGTGATAACCTGCTTGCGCAGGATCTGATTGATTCCGGTATGTATCAGGAAGTGGGTCCACTGTTCGACAAATATGCTTCGGACACTTGGAAGAAAGCAATGGAGCAAGACCCTAACGTATGGAACCAATATAGTCGTGATGGCAAAAGAATGGGTATCCCTGTTCTGGACTACGCATACAACAATGATTACTTGCTCTGGATTCGCCAGGATTGGCTGGATAAGCTGAAGCTGGAAGCTCCAAAAACAATCGATGAGCTTGAAACCGTAATGGATGCATTCAAAAACCAAAACCCGGATGGATTGTCTCCCGATAAGGTCATCCCGCTCAGTATTGGTTTCAAAACATCCATGAACACTTGGATGGGAGACCCATCCTGGATCTTCGGAGCATACGGAACATTGCCGTTCCAATGGAATTTGGCTGCGGATGGCAAGCTGGAGTATGGCTCTATCAATCCCGGCATGAAGCAAGGTTTGACCAAATTGAGCGAATGGCTCACAAAAGGTTATATCCCGCAAGAAGCAGCTCTATGGGATGAAAACAAAACGGCAGAGCCAGCAGTTGCAGGTACAGCCGGCATTATTCCAGGTCCTTACTGGATGAGCGGATGGCCACTTCTGGATACAGCGAAAAACGTACCAAGTGCCGTTTGGAAACCAATTGAGATTCCAACTGGCCCTGAAGGTAAAGCGATGCGTCACGGTACACAGTTCGTTAATGGTGTTACGTTGATCAAGGCAGATATGGAACACCCTGAGGCATTCTTCACGTATCAAAACTACCTATTCGACAATTATGCAGACCCAGCACCAGGTAGCCCTTATGATAACGGTCTGTTTGCAGGCTATGACTATCAATTGGACGCTAATGGAAAACAAATGCCGATTGACGAGATCGAAGGCGGATACGTGAACGTTGTACGTTATTTGCTTGTTCGTGACGGTGCTCGTATTCCAGATGCACAAATGAAAGCACTCTTGAATTTGGCGGACGGCAAAGAGCCGGAAACGAAGTTGGAGAAAGATGTTGCTGTCAACTATGGTAAAGAAACGCCAGCGGCAGCGAAAGTGTTGCTGAGCCAAGAAGAAATTTCATTCAAAAACATGTTCACAGGTCCGACAACGAAGACGATGAAATCCAAGCTGGACTACCTGAATAAAATCGAGAATCAGGCATTTAACGAAATTATCTATGGCAAAAATCCGGCTGATGCGTTTGATACCTTTGTACAAACGTGGAAATCCGGTGGCGGTGACCAGATCACACAAGAGGTCAACGAATGGTATGACGGTGTGAAAAAATAGTTTTAAGCAGCGCCCAGACGATCGTCGTCTGGGCGCTTTTTTTGGTTTGTTCAGGCAGAAGCAAAGTGGTTGAATTTGTGCCATTTATATTGCTTTTATGTGCTGTTTGGACCCCGTAAAAGGTTGATATAATCGCATTATAAGCCACTCAGGGAGTACTTGAGTAGGAAGAAATACAGGGGGAGCAATCATGAGAACTTTGAAACGCACTTGGCCATTCCACGTTATGCTGTTGCCAGCCATTATCTTTCTGATCATCTTCAGTTATGTGCCTATGGGCGGGATCATTATGGCATTTCAGAATTACAAGCCATGGCTTGGGATTAGCGGCTCTGAATGGGTCGGGCTGGACAACTTTAGATATTTGTTTGAACGTGAAGACAGCTTACAAGTTATCTGGAACACATTGATTATTGCTGTACTTAAACTGATCTTCAACTTATTTATCCCATTTGTTTTTGCCATTCTTTTGAATGAGGTTCGCAAGATGGCTGTACAGCGAACCATTCAGACACTTGTCTATTTACCTCACTTCTTGTCCTGGGTCATTCTGGGCGGGATTTTGATAGATTTGCTGTCAACCGGAGGGTTGGTAAACCGGGTTCTGGGAACTTTCGGACTTGGACCATATTTCTTCCTCGGAGACAACAGTTGGTTCCGATCTACGGTCATTCTGACAGATGTGTGGAAGGAATTTGGCTATAACATGATTGTCTTTCTGGCTGCCCTTGCCGGAATTAATCCAGCATTGTACGAAGCAGCAGAAATTGACGGAGCAGGACGCTGGAAACAGACACTGCACATAACAATTCCTTCGCTCGTGCCGATGCTGATGGTTGTAGGTACACTGGCTCTTGGTAACGTATTGAATGCCGGATTTGACCAGATTTTCAACCTGTACAACCCGCTCGTATATCAAACGGGTGACATCATTGATACATTCGTATATCGTTCTGCGATGCAAAATGGTGAGATGGGCTTCGCAACAGCGATCGGATTGTTCAAATCAGTCATTAGTATGATCTTGATTCTTGTATCTTACAGCTTAGCCAAAAAATACGCTGGATACCGCATATTCTAATCGAATGAACAGAGAAAGAAGGGACCACGATGTATCATAAATCATTGCCTTATCGCGTGTTTAATATAGTCAATACCTGCTTTCTGATTTTGATCGCCATCATGTGTATCGTACCGATGATTCATGTACTGGCAGTATCCTTTAGTACGAAGGCTGCTGCCGATGCGAATCTGGTCAACCTTTGGCCTGTAGGTTTCTCACTCGAAGCTTACAAAAAGACGATGAACAATCCAATTTTCTTGAACTCGCTCTGGATTTCACTCCTACGTACAGTGATTGGTACAGCGATTACCTTGCTGATTACGTTCCTGGCGGCGTATCCGTTGTCCAAAGAAAATAGTGAGTTCAAAGGCAGAACAATCTACTCCTGGATTTTCGTATTCAGCATGATTTTCAATGGAGGACTTGTTCCATTCTATATGGTTATCCAGAAAATCGGGCTGATGGATTCCTTCTGGGTACTGGTACTCCCAGGGGCAGTTAACACATTCCTTGTCATCCTGATGCTGAACTTCTTCCGCGGTATTCCGAAAGAGCTGGAGGAAGCGGCGCTGATGGATGGAGCCAACCATTTCAGAACATTGTTCAGTATCTTCCTGCCGATCTCCTTGCCGTCGATTGCAACCATTGCATTGTTCAGCATGGTGTTTCACTGGAACTCATGGTTTGATGGATTGCTCTATATGAATAATGCCAAGGATTATCCACTTGCTACATTTATGCAAACGGTCATTATCGGACGTGACATGAGCAGCATGAGCATGAATCCAAAAGAGATGGAGTCTCTCTCTCAAACGACGGTAAGAGCGGCACAGATCTTCATCGGAAGTGCACCAATCTTGATTGTGTATCCGTTCCTGCAACGTTTCTTTGTTAAAGGTATGACGTTGGGCTCAGTTAAAGGCTGAGCCTGTATCACAAATTAAATGGAGGCTGATACAGTGAGCAACTTGGAGGAAAAGACATTCGTTCTGGGAATGGATGTATCTTTTATGGACGAGATTGAACAACATGGTGGGACCTACAGTGATGTGGACGGCAAGGAACAAGACTTGCTGTCCATCCTGAAGCTCAATGACGCTAACGCCATACGGCTGCGGATCTGGAATGATCCTGTAGGTGGGTTCTGCAATCTGGAGCGGACGGTGGCAGTAGCGAAACGGATTAAGGAGCAGGGCTTGCAGTTTTTGCTGGATTTCCATTATTCCGATCGGTGGGCCGATCCAGCTAATCAGTGGAAACCAAAGGCATGGGAACATCTCTCCTATGAGGAGCTTCAACGTGCGGTATGCACGTATACCGCTGATGTCCTGAGAACGTTGAAGGAACATGATGCTCTTCCAGACATGGTGCAGGTCGGCAACGAGATTACACCAGGCATGTTATGGAATGAGGGACGTGTCGGTGGGGAAGAGCACGATACGGATGAACAGTGGGAGCGTTTTGCAGGCCTTGTGAAGTATGGAATTGCTGCGGTCAAATCCGTTGACGCCGATATCCAGATTATGATACATATTGATCGTGGTGGAGATAACGCCGAGAGCCGCAAGTTCTACGATCGCTTTGAAGCACTGGGTGTGGAGTTCGATATCATTGGACTCTCGTATTATCCTTGGTGGCATGGCACACTCGACGCGCTACGTGACAATCTGCATGATCTGGCTGAGCGTTATGGTAAACCTGTCAATGTCGTTGAAACCGCTTATCCGTGGACGCTTGAACAGCCGGAAGGCATCGAATGGATTTTGAATCAGGAAGACTTGTTGTTGCCAGGCTACCCTGCAAGCGTAGAAGGTCAGACCAAATATCTGAAGGATCTGTTGCAGATCATTCGCGAAGTTCCTGGTGGTTTGGGTCATGGATTCTATTATTGGGAACCTGCCTGGATACCTAGTAAGGAAGAATGGTCCGTAGGACATCCGAATAACTGGGGTAACCTCACGATGTTTGATTTTAAAGGTCGTAAGTTGGAATCGTTTACAGCGCTCGCTGCTGTAGAAGAATCAGATGCAGAGACATACGTGTAATATCGTTGTATTCAATACAAATTGTAATTCAAAAGCAAGGGAGTTGTCCTTATGACATACAAATTTCCACCTGTAAGTTCCAAAGCCCCGCATATGTTGCATGGCGCAGACTATAACCCGGAGCAATGGCTCCGCTATCCTGAAGTTCTGGAAGAAGATATTCGCTTGATGAAGCTTGCCAAGTGTAACGTGATGTCCATTGGTATCTTCTCTTGGGTATCCCTTGAGCCGGAAGAAGGCTTATATACGTTTGAATGGCTGGATCAGGTCTTGGATCGTTTTGCAGCCAATGGTATCTATGCATTCCTGGCTACACCAAGTGGTGCGAGACCTGCCTGGATGTCCGCCAAGTACCCGGAAGTACTCCGTGTCTCTGAGAAACGGGTCCGCAACCTCCATGGTTTCCGTCACAACCATTGTTATACTTCACCGGTATACCGTGAGAAGGTCACTGCGATCAATACAAAACTGGCAGAACGTTATTCGGATCATCCGGCTATAATCGGCTGGCATATCTCGAACGAATTCGGCGGAGACTGTCATTGTGATTACTGTCAGGAAGCTTTCCGAGGCTGGGTTCAGAAAAAGTATAAGACACTCGATGAACTGAATCATTCGTGGTGGACCACATTCTGGAGTCATACAGTTACAGACTGGAGTCAGGTCGAGTCTCCGGCTCCACACGGTGAGACACAGGTACACGCGATGAATCTGGATTGGCGTCGCTTCGTTACCGATCAGACAGCTGATTTTATCGTGCACGAAACGAAACCATTGAAAGCTCAGAATCCAGATCTGCCGGTTACAACGAACCTGATGGAATTCTATGGTGGTCTGAACTATTGGAAGTTCGCCGATATTCTGGATTTCCTGTCTTGGGACAGCTATCCAACATGGCATGACGCAGATGACGATGCAAAACAGGCCTCCCGGATCGCAATGATGCATGACATCGTTCGTTCCATCAAAGGCGGACAACCGTTCTTGCTGATGGAAAGTACCCCAAGCTCAACCAACTGGCAAGAGGTTAGCAAGTTGAAAAAACCTGGTATGCATCTGCTCTCTTCTCTCCAGGCTGTGGCACACGGTTCCGATAGTGTACAGTACTTCCAGTGGAGAAAGAGCCGGGGGTCCAGTGAGAAACTCCATGGCGCAGTGGTGGATCATGTTGGAACGGAGCACACTCGCGTGTTCCAGGATGTGACGGACGTAGGTACAGCTCTTGAAGGCATGGAAGCTATTGTGGGAACAGCGGTTCCGGCAGAAGTGGCGATCATATTCGATTGGGAAAACCGCTGGGCTGTTAATGATTCACAGGGTCCGCGCAATATCGGTGTAAAGTATGAGCAGACGGTAGAAGAGCATTATGAAGCGTTTTGGAAAAAGGGAGTTGCTGTAGACGTTATCGATATGGATGCAGATCTGTCCAAGTACAAGTTGCTGATTGCTCCAATGCTCTATCTGGTACGTGAAGGTGTCGGCGAACGCATTGAGAAGTTTGTGGAGCAAGGTGGTACGTTTGTAGCGACCTACTGGTCCGGTATTGTTGATGAAAATGATCTGTGCTTCCTGGGTGGATTCCCAGGCCCACTGCGCAAGACGCTTGGCATCTGGTCTGAAGAAATTGACGGACTGCATGATCGGGATCTGAACGGAATCATTCCTGAGGAAGGGAACGAGCTTCAGCTCACTACAGCGTATGATGCAATTGAACTGTGTGATCTGATTCATCTGGAAGGCGCACAGTCATTGGCTACGTACCGTTCTGACTTCTATGCCGGACGTCCAGCATTGACGGTTAACCAGTTGGGTTCAGGAAAAGCGTATTACGTGGCGACACGTCTGAAAGCGCCATTCTATGATGATTTCTATGCGCAACTGATCGCTGACCTGAACATTGAACGTGGACTTGAAACGGAGCTGCCTTCCGGCACAACGGCACATACGCGTACAGATGGTACGGCTGATTATGTGTTTGTACAGAACTATACACCTGATGAGAAACTGGTTGAACTAGATGGACAGTCCTATACGGATCTGCTCAGTGGTGATGCTGTGGAAGCTAGTCTCAGCTTGCAACCATACGACATTCGTGTCCTTCGCAGACCAGCTGCCCGAAAATAATATACATTCCATTTATTACTGAATAAACGAAAAAAGTATAAGAAGAGATTACCCTGAACACCTGTTATCGGTGTTTGGGGTGTCTTTTTTATTTTATGTTTTTGGCTGTTGAACCACTTTTTCTGGACAAGATAAAGGATAAACGTGTCCGCGCAGCGAAGACAAACAGGTAACTTGTAACTCAAGACTTTCAGTCTGGGAGGAATTGAAATGAATCAGAGAAATCTGGACGGCAACAGCATTATTATTCGGCTGGAAATGACAACTAAAGATATCAAGTTTGGCGAAGTGGCTTCGGCCATCTCGGAAGCTGGTGGAGACATCATTGCCATTGACGTCATTTCGACCAATCAGGATGTCAGTGTGCGTGACTTAACCGTCGCGGTAACAGATGCACAGGATAACAGCAAAATTATAGAAGGCGTACGCCAGCTCAAAGGTATATCCATCATTAACGTATCAGATCGAACGTTCCTGCTGCATTTGGGCGGCAAGATCGAAGTGACACCGAAGACCCCGATTCAGAATCGGGAAGACCT from Paenibacillus sp. FSL R5-0341 harbors:
- a CDS encoding response regulator codes for the protein MIDILLVDDETYVTESLELTIPWGELGVTTVLRAASGKEALEIMEENAVDIVVTDIRMPGMSGLDLIAEVSKRWSHIRCILLTGHSDFAYAKKAIQLQAADYILKPVNDDEFMGSVSAAITSLRDEWDEFDKYHRLLYSRKSDYKILRENLMHDLLLGREITARALREQLQQYEIHIDPEQPAVMMLIRLTGRFSSMDQQSLDLMDFAVGNIAEEVLGEQFNVWFGRGPHECLVMFLQSQGQIEAPQMNLETLRISAETFREHVIRYLQGDLSMVVTPSFPFNELTAAYRKSLGSLVLSGPEEHQIIYMDMDQALSKRPDNDATQALEELYKPPVLPQLLETKQWEAAARKLNTVFDAAEQVRLSREHVYEMYLSVTNAFMYIAHKQGHLVHEIDHAGFDLLLAHQLIQSPEKLRRWATEMLAKLQEELSDQEGVQSRRHVIKQVQELVTRDTGQDLSVKMIADKVYLHPVYLSKIYKAETGEGLGDYMIRMRMERALYLLKNSNKKIYEITSELGYQNPQYFSKMFKKHYGMTPNEFRDQA
- a CDS encoding extracellular solute-binding protein; protein product: MRAQSTKKRFLTLLATTLCLTVVLAGCSGGSGGGDSATPSTSGVENEYKEKYDPEVTITTAWGIDPELKFKNGESMENNVATKWAKDQFGINISSLWSVTDTNGAFATKLRLAMSSGQDMPDIVTVGDNLLAQDLIDSGMYQEVGPLFDKYASDTWKKAMEQDPNVWNQYSRDGKRMGIPVLDYAYNNDYLLWIRQDWLDKLKLEAPKTIDELETVMDAFKNQNPDGLSPDKVIPLSIGFKTSMNTWMGDPSWIFGAYGTLPFQWNLAADGKLEYGSINPGMKQGLTKLSEWLTKGYIPQEAALWDENKTAEPAVAGTAGIIPGPYWMSGWPLLDTAKNVPSAVWKPIEIPTGPEGKAMRHGTQFVNGVTLIKADMEHPEAFFTYQNYLFDNYADPAPGSPYDNGLFAGYDYQLDANGKQMPIDEIEGGYVNVVRYLLVRDGARIPDAQMKALLNLADGKEPETKLEKDVAVNYGKETPAAAKVLLSQEEISFKNMFTGPTTKTMKSKLDYLNKIENQAFNEIIYGKNPADAFDTFVQTWKSGGGDQITQEVNEWYDGVKK
- a CDS encoding ABC transporter permease subunit, whose translation is MRTLKRTWPFHVMLLPAIIFLIIFSYVPMGGIIMAFQNYKPWLGISGSEWVGLDNFRYLFEREDSLQVIWNTLIIAVLKLIFNLFIPFVFAILLNEVRKMAVQRTIQTLVYLPHFLSWVILGGILIDLLSTGGLVNRVLGTFGLGPYFFLGDNSWFRSTVILTDVWKEFGYNMIVFLAALAGINPALYEAAEIDGAGRWKQTLHITIPSLVPMLMVVGTLALGNVLNAGFDQIFNLYNPLVYQTGDIIDTFVYRSAMQNGEMGFATAIGLFKSVISMILILVSYSLAKKYAGYRIF
- a CDS encoding carbohydrate ABC transporter permease, with the protein product MYHKSLPYRVFNIVNTCFLILIAIMCIVPMIHVLAVSFSTKAAADANLVNLWPVGFSLEAYKKTMNNPIFLNSLWISLLRTVIGTAITLLITFLAAYPLSKENSEFKGRTIYSWIFVFSMIFNGGLVPFYMVIQKIGLMDSFWVLVLPGAVNTFLVILMLNFFRGIPKELEEAALMDGANHFRTLFSIFLPISLPSIATIALFSMVFHWNSWFDGLLYMNNAKDYPLATFMQTVIIGRDMSSMSMNPKEMESLSQTTVRAAQIFIGSAPILIVYPFLQRFFVKGMTLGSVKG
- a CDS encoding arabinogalactan endo-1,4-beta-galactosidase, with translation MSNLEEKTFVLGMDVSFMDEIEQHGGTYSDVDGKEQDLLSILKLNDANAIRLRIWNDPVGGFCNLERTVAVAKRIKEQGLQFLLDFHYSDRWADPANQWKPKAWEHLSYEELQRAVCTYTADVLRTLKEHDALPDMVQVGNEITPGMLWNEGRVGGEEHDTDEQWERFAGLVKYGIAAVKSVDADIQIMIHIDRGGDNAESRKFYDRFEALGVEFDIIGLSYYPWWHGTLDALRDNLHDLAERYGKPVNVVETAYPWTLEQPEGIEWILNQEDLLLPGYPASVEGQTKYLKDLLQIIREVPGGLGHGFYYWEPAWIPSKEEWSVGHPNNWGNLTMFDFKGRKLESFTALAAVEESDAETYV
- a CDS encoding beta-galactosidase; its protein translation is MTYKFPPVSSKAPHMLHGADYNPEQWLRYPEVLEEDIRLMKLAKCNVMSIGIFSWVSLEPEEGLYTFEWLDQVLDRFAANGIYAFLATPSGARPAWMSAKYPEVLRVSEKRVRNLHGFRHNHCYTSPVYREKVTAINTKLAERYSDHPAIIGWHISNEFGGDCHCDYCQEAFRGWVQKKYKTLDELNHSWWTTFWSHTVTDWSQVESPAPHGETQVHAMNLDWRRFVTDQTADFIVHETKPLKAQNPDLPVTTNLMEFYGGLNYWKFADILDFLSWDSYPTWHDADDDAKQASRIAMMHDIVRSIKGGQPFLLMESTPSSTNWQEVSKLKKPGMHLLSSLQAVAHGSDSVQYFQWRKSRGSSEKLHGAVVDHVGTEHTRVFQDVTDVGTALEGMEAIVGTAVPAEVAIIFDWENRWAVNDSQGPRNIGVKYEQTVEEHYEAFWKKGVAVDVIDMDADLSKYKLLIAPMLYLVREGVGERIEKFVEQGGTFVATYWSGIVDENDLCFLGGFPGPLRKTLGIWSEEIDGLHDRDLNGIIPEEGNELQLTTAYDAIELCDLIHLEGAQSLATYRSDFYAGRPALTVNQLGSGKAYYVATRLKAPFYDDFYAQLIADLNIERGLETELPSGTTAHTRTDGTADYVFVQNYTPDEKLVELDGQSYTDLLSGDAVEASLSLQPYDIRVLRRPAARK